From one Brachypodium distachyon strain Bd21 chromosome 4, Brachypodium_distachyon_v3.0, whole genome shotgun sequence genomic stretch:
- the LOC100821553 gene encoding uncharacterized protein LOC100821553 has protein sequence MGNCQAAEAAEVVIQHPGGKAERLYWPTTAADVMRTNPGHYVALVILRLSPADKAAAAGDEAAAAAVVGAGGAAKITRVKLLKPKDTLHLGQVYRLITAQEVTKALRARKNDKARRCEAIRQQHEQLRRGDGGAEQGACEQDAKRDKDRHRSSGGAQPAGAGRGRHWRPSLQSISEAAGQSSSSSNSISESTTS, from the exons ATGGGCAACTgccaggcggcggaggcggcggaggtcgtCATCCAGCACCCCGGCGGCAAGGCGGAGCGGCTCTACTggcccaccaccgccgccgacgtcatGCGGACCAACCCCGGCCACTACGTCGCGCTCGTCATCCTCCGCCTCTCCCCCGCCGataaggccgccgccgccggggacgaggcggcggccgcggccgtcgTCGGGGCGGGAGGCGCCGCCAAGATCACCCGGGTCAAGCTCCTCAAGCCCAAGGACACGCTCCACCTCGGCCAGGTCTACCGCCTCATCACCGCGCAAG AGGTGACCAAGGCGCTGCGGGCGAGGAAGAACGACAAGGCGCGGCGGTGCGAGGCCATCAGGCAGCAGCACGAGCAGCTCCGgcgcggcgacgggggcgcggAGCAGGGAGCCTGTGAGCAG GATGCGAAGCGGGACAAGGACCGGCACCGGAGCTCCGGCGGAGCGCAGCCGGCCGGGGCCGGGAGAGGCCGGCACTGGCGGCCGTCCCTGCAGAGCATATCCGAAGCCGCAGgccagagcagcagcagcagcaacagcatcTCTGAATCCACTACGAGCTAA
- the LOC100836992 gene encoding cyclin-D2-1 isoform X1 translates to MPDDASYLLCAEDAAGAAFFLDAGASTCTTAENDGYWCSGAADDEKESAAAASFIAELIGGEADYSPRSDYPDQLRSRSVDPAARADSVAWILKVQVSYGFLPLTAYLAVNYMDRFLSLHRLPQEDGWAMQLLAVTCLSLAAKMEETLVPSLLDLQAITLLLLSTAESTRYIFEPQTILRMELLILTALNWRLRSVTPFTFIDFFACKVDPRGKHTRYLIARATQIILAALHDIKFLDHCPSTMAAAAVLCATGETPTLPFVNPSLAVNWCIGLAEEGVSSCYKLMQPLLSGKRANTAEAVNLCSDETPFSNSSSCTTPPPPKRRKRSPPVT, encoded by the exons ATGCCGGACGACGCGTCCTACCTCCTCTGCGCCGAGGAcgcagccggcgccgccttcttcctcgacgccggcgccAGCACCTGCACCACCGCCGAGAACGACGGGTACTGgtgctccggcgccgccgatgaCGAGAAGgagtccgcggcggcggcctccttcATCGCCGAGCTcatcggcggcgaggccgactACTCGCCCCGGTCCGACTACCCCGACCAGCTCCGGTCACGCTccgtcgaccccgccgccCGGGCCGACTCAGTTGCATGGATTCTCAAG GTGCAAGTAAGCTATGGATTCCTTCCCTTGACGGCCTACCTCGCCGTAAACTACATGGACCGGTTCCTCTCCCTGCATCGGCTGCCG CAGGAGGATGGATGGGCAATGCAGCTGCTAGCTGTGACCTGCCTATCCTTGGCTGCCAAGATGGAGGAGACCCTAGTGCCCTCCCTCCTAGACCTACAGGCAATTACATTACTACTTCTATCCACT GCAGAGAGCACAAGATATATCTTCGAGCCACAAACAATCCTTCGAATGGAGCTTCTCATATTGACAGCACTCAACTGGAGGCTCCGATCGGTCACGCCTTTCACATTCATCGACTTCTTTGCTTGCAAAGTTGATCCGAGAGGGAAGCACACGAGATACCTGATTGCCCGAGCTACACAAATTATTTTAGCTGCATTACATG ACATCAAGTTCTTGGATCACTGCCCGTCGACAATGGCTGCCGCTGCAGTGTTGTGCGCCACCGGTGAGACGCCGACCCTCCCATTCGTCAACCCTAGTCTTGCAGTCAATTGGTGCATTGGCCTAGCAGAG GAAGGGGTCAGCAGCTGCTACAAACTAATGCAGCCGCTGTTGAGTGGCAAGAGGGCAAACACAGCAGAAGCAGTTAACCTGTGCTCAGATGAGACCCCGTTCTCTAAttcctcctcctgcaccacccctcccccacccaagaggaggaagaggtcaCCACCAGTCACATGA
- the LOC100836992 gene encoding cyclin-D2-1 isoform X2, which yields MPDDASYLLCAEDAAGAAFFLDAGASTCTTAENDGYWCSGAADDEKESAAAASFIAELIGGEADYSPRSDYPDQLRSRSVDPAARADSVAWILKVQVSYGFLPLTAYLAVNYMDRFLSLHRLPEDGWAMQLLAVTCLSLAAKMEETLVPSLLDLQAITLLLLSTAESTRYIFEPQTILRMELLILTALNWRLRSVTPFTFIDFFACKVDPRGKHTRYLIARATQIILAALHDIKFLDHCPSTMAAAAVLCATGETPTLPFVNPSLAVNWCIGLAEEGVSSCYKLMQPLLSGKRANTAEAVNLCSDETPFSNSSSCTTPPPPKRRKRSPPVT from the exons ATGCCGGACGACGCGTCCTACCTCCTCTGCGCCGAGGAcgcagccggcgccgccttcttcctcgacgccggcgccAGCACCTGCACCACCGCCGAGAACGACGGGTACTGgtgctccggcgccgccgatgaCGAGAAGgagtccgcggcggcggcctccttcATCGCCGAGCTcatcggcggcgaggccgactACTCGCCCCGGTCCGACTACCCCGACCAGCTCCGGTCACGCTccgtcgaccccgccgccCGGGCCGACTCAGTTGCATGGATTCTCAAG GTGCAAGTAAGCTATGGATTCCTTCCCTTGACGGCCTACCTCGCCGTAAACTACATGGACCGGTTCCTCTCCCTGCATCGGCTGCCG GAGGATGGATGGGCAATGCAGCTGCTAGCTGTGACCTGCCTATCCTTGGCTGCCAAGATGGAGGAGACCCTAGTGCCCTCCCTCCTAGACCTACAGGCAATTACATTACTACTTCTATCCACT GCAGAGAGCACAAGATATATCTTCGAGCCACAAACAATCCTTCGAATGGAGCTTCTCATATTGACAGCACTCAACTGGAGGCTCCGATCGGTCACGCCTTTCACATTCATCGACTTCTTTGCTTGCAAAGTTGATCCGAGAGGGAAGCACACGAGATACCTGATTGCCCGAGCTACACAAATTATTTTAGCTGCATTACATG ACATCAAGTTCTTGGATCACTGCCCGTCGACAATGGCTGCCGCTGCAGTGTTGTGCGCCACCGGTGAGACGCCGACCCTCCCATTCGTCAACCCTAGTCTTGCAGTCAATTGGTGCATTGGCCTAGCAGAG GAAGGGGTCAGCAGCTGCTACAAACTAATGCAGCCGCTGTTGAGTGGCAAGAGGGCAAACACAGCAGAAGCAGTTAACCTGTGCTCAGATGAGACCCCGTTCTCTAAttcctcctcctgcaccacccctcccccacccaagaggaggaagaggtcaCCACCAGTCACATGA
- the LOC100837297 gene encoding protein PLASTID REDOX INSENSITIVE 2, chloroplastic codes for MATTTRVWAAALNPTLLPLSPSPRPTQSVSSTLPNGRLRSRRPRLAKVVCRRAKNAAFDDYKFPDPIPEFAEQETSKFREHMTLRLEQKKEEYFGEHVEEIVDVCTEVLGTFLQHDYCGPGTLLVHPFLDMKGEIKERGLPGAPQAARAAIAWAEKNIDKDWKAWTGED; via the exons atggcgacgacgacgagggtGTGGGCGGCGGCCTTAAACCCTACTCTCCTCCCCCTCTCACCATCTCCTCGCCCAACCCAGTCCGTCTCCTCCACTCTGCCGAACGGGCGCCTCcgcagccgccggccgcggctgGCGAAGGTCGTGTGCCGCCGCGCGAAGAACGCGGCCTTCGACGACTACAAGTTCCCGGACCCCATCCCCGAGTTCGCCGAGCAG GAGACGAGCAAGTTCAGGGAGCACATGACATTGCGGCTGGagcagaagaaggaggagtacTTCGGGGAGCACGTAGAGGAAATCGTCGATGTCTGCACCGAG GTCTTGGGAACCTTCTTGCAACATGATTATTGTGGACCTGGGACGCTCCTTGTTCATCCGTTCTTGGACATGAAGGGCGAGATCAAAGAGAGGGGGCTTCCTGGCGCGCCTCAAGCAGCACGTGCCGCCATCGCGTGGGCTGAGAAAAATATTGACAAGGATTGGAAGGCATGGACTGGAGAAGATTAG
- the LOC100836992 gene encoding cyclin-D2-1 isoform X4, with product MPDDASYLLCAEDAAGAAFFLDAGASTCTTAENDGYWCSGAADDEKESAAAASFIAELIGGEADYSPRSDYPDQLRSRSVDPAARADSVAWILKVQVSYGFLPLTAYLAVNYMDRFLSLHRLPEDGWAMQLLAVTCLSLAAKMEETLVPSLLDLQAESTRYIFEPQTILRMELLILTALNWRLRSVTPFTFIDFFACKVDPRGKHTRYLIARATQIILAALHDIKFLDHCPSTMAAAAVLCATGETPTLPFVNPSLAVNWCIGLAEEGVSSCYKLMQPLLSGKRANTAEAVNLCSDETPFSNSSSCTTPPPPKRRKRSPPVT from the exons ATGCCGGACGACGCGTCCTACCTCCTCTGCGCCGAGGAcgcagccggcgccgccttcttcctcgacgccggcgccAGCACCTGCACCACCGCCGAGAACGACGGGTACTGgtgctccggcgccgccgatgaCGAGAAGgagtccgcggcggcggcctccttcATCGCCGAGCTcatcggcggcgaggccgactACTCGCCCCGGTCCGACTACCCCGACCAGCTCCGGTCACGCTccgtcgaccccgccgccCGGGCCGACTCAGTTGCATGGATTCTCAAG GTGCAAGTAAGCTATGGATTCCTTCCCTTGACGGCCTACCTCGCCGTAAACTACATGGACCGGTTCCTCTCCCTGCATCGGCTGCCG GAGGATGGATGGGCAATGCAGCTGCTAGCTGTGACCTGCCTATCCTTGGCTGCCAAGATGGAGGAGACCCTAGTGCCCTCCCTCCTAGACCTACAG GCAGAGAGCACAAGATATATCTTCGAGCCACAAACAATCCTTCGAATGGAGCTTCTCATATTGACAGCACTCAACTGGAGGCTCCGATCGGTCACGCCTTTCACATTCATCGACTTCTTTGCTTGCAAAGTTGATCCGAGAGGGAAGCACACGAGATACCTGATTGCCCGAGCTACACAAATTATTTTAGCTGCATTACATG ACATCAAGTTCTTGGATCACTGCCCGTCGACAATGGCTGCCGCTGCAGTGTTGTGCGCCACCGGTGAGACGCCGACCCTCCCATTCGTCAACCCTAGTCTTGCAGTCAATTGGTGCATTGGCCTAGCAGAG GAAGGGGTCAGCAGCTGCTACAAACTAATGCAGCCGCTGTTGAGTGGCAAGAGGGCAAACACAGCAGAAGCAGTTAACCTGTGCTCAGATGAGACCCCGTTCTCTAAttcctcctcctgcaccacccctcccccacccaagaggaggaagaggtcaCCACCAGTCACATGA
- the LOC100821864 gene encoding succinate dehydrogenase subunit 7, mitochondrial, whose protein sequence is MAQPTFLSSLRSRFRSTQPQLPHLQPRRGYHVELGAREKALLEEDAALKRFKSYKNSVKKVSKIGNVLTLVVVAACSYEIVALATSTQ, encoded by the exons ATGGCCCAACCcaccttcctctcctctctgcGCTCCCGCTTCCGGTCTACGCAGCCGcagctccctcacctccagcCTCGCCGCGGGTACCACGTCGAACTCGGCGCACGCGAGAAAGCG CTTTTAGAGGAAGATGCTGCTTTGAAGAGGTTCAAATCATACAAGAACAGTGTAAAAAAGGTCTCCAAAATTGGGAATGTTCTCactcttgttgttgttgctg CCTGCAGCTATGAGATCGTTGCACTGGCAACAAGCACACAATGA
- the LOC100836992 gene encoding cyclin-D2-1 isoform X5, translated as MPDDASYLLCAEDAAGAAFFLDAGASTCTTAENDGYWCSGAADDEKESAAAASFIAELIGGEADYSPRSDYPDQLRSRSVDPAARADSVAWILKVQVSYGFLPLTAYLAVNYMDRFLSLHRLPQEDGWAMQLLAVTCLSLAAKMEETLVPSLLDLQAITLLLLSTAESTRYIFEPQTILRMELLILTALNWRLRSVTPFTFIDFFACKVDPRGKHTRYLIARATQIILAALHDIKFLDHCPSTMAAAAVLCATGRGQQLLQTNAAAVEWQEGKHSRSS; from the exons ATGCCGGACGACGCGTCCTACCTCCTCTGCGCCGAGGAcgcagccggcgccgccttcttcctcgacgccggcgccAGCACCTGCACCACCGCCGAGAACGACGGGTACTGgtgctccggcgccgccgatgaCGAGAAGgagtccgcggcggcggcctccttcATCGCCGAGCTcatcggcggcgaggccgactACTCGCCCCGGTCCGACTACCCCGACCAGCTCCGGTCACGCTccgtcgaccccgccgccCGGGCCGACTCAGTTGCATGGATTCTCAAG GTGCAAGTAAGCTATGGATTCCTTCCCTTGACGGCCTACCTCGCCGTAAACTACATGGACCGGTTCCTCTCCCTGCATCGGCTGCCG CAGGAGGATGGATGGGCAATGCAGCTGCTAGCTGTGACCTGCCTATCCTTGGCTGCCAAGATGGAGGAGACCCTAGTGCCCTCCCTCCTAGACCTACAGGCAATTACATTACTACTTCTATCCACT GCAGAGAGCACAAGATATATCTTCGAGCCACAAACAATCCTTCGAATGGAGCTTCTCATATTGACAGCACTCAACTGGAGGCTCCGATCGGTCACGCCTTTCACATTCATCGACTTCTTTGCTTGCAAAGTTGATCCGAGAGGGAAGCACACGAGATACCTGATTGCCCGAGCTACACAAATTATTTTAGCTGCATTACATG ACATCAAGTTCTTGGATCACTGCCCGTCGACAATGGCTGCCGCTGCAGTGTTGTGCGCCACCG GAAGGGGTCAGCAGCTGCTACAAACTAATGCAGCCGCTGTTGAGTGGCAAGAGGGCAAACACAGCAGAAGCAGTTAA
- the LOC100836992 gene encoding cyclin-D2-1 isoform X3 encodes MPDDASYLLCAEDAAGAAFFLDAGASTCTTAENDGYWCSGAADDEKESAAAASFIAELIGGEADYSPRSDYPDQLRSRSVDPAARADSVAWILKVQVSYGFLPLTAYLAVNYMDRFLSLHRLPQEDGWAMQLLAVTCLSLAAKMEETLVPSLLDLQAESTRYIFEPQTILRMELLILTALNWRLRSVTPFTFIDFFACKVDPRGKHTRYLIARATQIILAALHDIKFLDHCPSTMAAAAVLCATGETPTLPFVNPSLAVNWCIGLAEEGVSSCYKLMQPLLSGKRANTAEAVNLCSDETPFSNSSSCTTPPPPKRRKRSPPVT; translated from the exons ATGCCGGACGACGCGTCCTACCTCCTCTGCGCCGAGGAcgcagccggcgccgccttcttcctcgacgccggcgccAGCACCTGCACCACCGCCGAGAACGACGGGTACTGgtgctccggcgccgccgatgaCGAGAAGgagtccgcggcggcggcctccttcATCGCCGAGCTcatcggcggcgaggccgactACTCGCCCCGGTCCGACTACCCCGACCAGCTCCGGTCACGCTccgtcgaccccgccgccCGGGCCGACTCAGTTGCATGGATTCTCAAG GTGCAAGTAAGCTATGGATTCCTTCCCTTGACGGCCTACCTCGCCGTAAACTACATGGACCGGTTCCTCTCCCTGCATCGGCTGCCG CAGGAGGATGGATGGGCAATGCAGCTGCTAGCTGTGACCTGCCTATCCTTGGCTGCCAAGATGGAGGAGACCCTAGTGCCCTCCCTCCTAGACCTACAG GCAGAGAGCACAAGATATATCTTCGAGCCACAAACAATCCTTCGAATGGAGCTTCTCATATTGACAGCACTCAACTGGAGGCTCCGATCGGTCACGCCTTTCACATTCATCGACTTCTTTGCTTGCAAAGTTGATCCGAGAGGGAAGCACACGAGATACCTGATTGCCCGAGCTACACAAATTATTTTAGCTGCATTACATG ACATCAAGTTCTTGGATCACTGCCCGTCGACAATGGCTGCCGCTGCAGTGTTGTGCGCCACCGGTGAGACGCCGACCCTCCCATTCGTCAACCCTAGTCTTGCAGTCAATTGGTGCATTGGCCTAGCAGAG GAAGGGGTCAGCAGCTGCTACAAACTAATGCAGCCGCTGTTGAGTGGCAAGAGGGCAAACACAGCAGAAGCAGTTAACCTGTGCTCAGATGAGACCCCGTTCTCTAAttcctcctcctgcaccacccctcccccacccaagaggaggaagaggtcaCCACCAGTCACATGA
- the LOC100822172 gene encoding mitogen-activated protein kinase kinase kinase NPK1 isoform X1 gives MRRDDAGGGGGGPGFHDLFDSVRRSMAFRTSGAAAPEPPAGPLGGVAAGGIGVRISSCLRKSRGMGLLGLISKSPSPPRRLLPPTPVSADGGGGRPEENPPIRWRKGEMIGSGAFGQVYLGMNLDTGELLAVKQVLIGSSNATREKAQAHIRELEEEVKLLKNLSHPNIVRYLGTVREEDTLNILLEFVPGGSIQSLLGKLGSFPEAVIRKYTKQILQGLEYLHNNAIIHRDIKGANILVDNKGCIKLADFGASKQVAKLATMTAAKTMKGTPHWMAPEVIVGSGHTFSADIWSVGCTVIEMATGKPPWSQQYQEVALLFHVGTTKSHPPIPEHISPEAKDFLLKCLQKEPELRSTASDLLKHPFVTGDFDDRPLLNRTAHKEASVIELPAHDADVPRDLGLNHSGNWSTLNSNRSSTIKPLWEGSCDDDDMCEFADKDDHPAVGSSYNPMSEPFDDWRSKYDISPEQSSHQSRDFGGLAKHTESSMTENDFTFPREGSCEDDDVLTESKIEAFLDEKALDLKKLQTPLYEEFYNTVNAGNSQGVDQTSNGKIANSPKLPPRGKSPPSKLRGGPAAATPTCDNSNNTMPESCSKQFSRDSVESSRILREIASPQLNELGDKIHIDVQDSPSTSFAERQRKWKEELDQELERERVMRLASCGKTPSPNRGPSGKREHHAVIPHIE, from the exons CGCCGGACCCCTCGGCGGGGTTGCCGCTGGAGGGATCGGCGTCCGGATCAGCTCCTGCCTCCGCAAGTCGAGGGGGATGGGACTGCTCGGTCTCATCTCCAAgagcccctcgccgccgcgccgcctgctgccGCCGACGCCCGTGTCGgccgacggcggaggaggccgaccAGAGGAGAACCCGCCGATCCGGTGGCGGAAGGGCGAGATGATCGGGTCGGGCGCATTCGGGCAAGTCTACCTCGGGATGAACCTGGACACTGGCGAGCTCCTCGCAGTAAAGCAG GTTTTGATCGGGAGTAGCAACGCGACGCGGGAGAAAGCCCAA GCGCATATAAGAGAgctggaggaagaagtgaagcTCCTCAAGAACCTATCTCACCCCAATATTGTG AGGTACCTTGGTACGGTTCGCGAGGAAGACACACTGAATATTTTGCTGGAGTTTGTTCCTGGAGGGTCAATTCAATCACTTCTGGGGAAACTCGGTTCATTCCCTGAGGCA GTCATTAGGAAGTATACTAAACAGATTTTGCAAGGGTTGGAATATCTACATAACAATGCAATAATACATAGAGACATAAAG GGCGCAAACATTCTTGTCGATAACAAAGGGTGCATTAAACTTGCTGATTTTGGGGCATCTAAGCAAGTCGCCAAGTTG GCTACTATGACAGCAGCTAAAACAATGAAGGGCACACCACATTGGATGGCACCTGAAGTCATTGTCGGGAGTGGGCATACTTT TTCTGCAGATATCTGGAGTGTGGGATGCACAGTCATTGAAATGGCTACTGGTAAACCACCATGGAGCCAGCAGTATCAGGAG GTTGCCCTTCTATTTCATGTTGGAACCACAAAGTCACACCCACCAATACCTGAACATATTTCACCGGAGGCTAAAGATTTTCTGCTGAAATGCCTGCAGAA GGAACCAGAGCTGAGGTCTACGGCATCAGATCTACTGAAG CATCCATTTGTTACAGGAGATTTTGACGACCGGCCGCTACTCAATCGTACTGCACACAAG GAAGCTTCTGTTATTGAGCTTCCTGCACATGATGCAGATGTGCCAAGAGACTT GGGTTTGAATCATTCTGGCAACTGGTCCACTCTTAATTCCAACAGATCATCGACTATCAAACCCTTGTGGGAGGGTAGCTGCGATGATGATGACATGTGTGAGTTTGCCGACAAAGATGACCACCCAGCAGTTGGATCT AGCTATAATCCTATGTCTGAACCATTTGATGACTGGAGAAGCAAGTATGACATAAGCCCAGAGCAAAGTTCACATCAATCAAGGGATTTTGGTGGATTGGCCAAGCATACTGAAAGCAGCATGACTGAAAATGATTTTACTTTCCCTCGTGAGGGAAGTtgtgaagatgatgatgtacTTACAGAGTCAAAAATAGAAGCATTTCTTGACGAGAAG GCCCTTGATCTGAAGAAGCTTCAGACACCTTTATACGAGGAATTCTACAATACAGTGAATGCTGGGAATTCTCAGGGTGTTGATCAAACTTCTAATGGAAAAATTGCAAATAGTCCGAAACTACCCCCTCGTGGAAAGTCGCCTCCAAGTAAGCTGCGAGGAggtccagcagcagcaacaccaACATGTGATAATTCGAATAATACAATGCCTGAAAGCTGCAGCAAGCAATTCTCAAGGGATAGTGTAGAGAGCAGCCGGATCTTGAGAGAAATAGCTTCCCCTCAACTTAATGAGCTTGGGGATAAAATTCATATTGATGTCCAAGATAGCCCAAG CACAAGCTTTGCGGAGAGGCAAAGAAAGTGGAAAGAGGAACTGGACCAGGAGCTCGAGAGGGAAAGAG TGATGAGGTTAGCCAGCTGTGGTAAAACACCGTCTCCAAATAGAGGGCCCAGCGGGAAACGAGAGCATCATGCCGTCATCCCGCACATTGAATAG
- the LOC100822172 gene encoding mitogen-activated protein kinase kinase kinase NPK1 isoform X2: protein MRRDDAGGGGGGPGFHDLFDSVRRSMAFRTSGAAAPEPPAGPLGGVAAGGIGVRISSCLRKSRGMGLLGLISKSPSPPRRLLPPTPVSADGGGGRPEENPPIRWRKGEMIGSGAFGQVYLGMNLDTGELLAVKQVLIGSSNATREKAQAHIRELEEEVKLLKNLSHPNIVRYLGTVREEDTLNILLEFVPGGSIQSLLGKLGSFPEAVIRKYTKQILQGLEYLHNNAIIHRDIKGANILVDNKGCIKLADFGASKQVAKLATMTAAKTMKGTPHWMAPEVIVGSGHTFSADIWSVGCTVIEMATGKPPWSQQYQEVALLFHVGTTKSHPPIPEHISPEAKDFLLKCLQKEPELRSTASDLLKHPFVTGDFDDRPLLNRTAHKEASVIELPAHDADVPRDLSSTIKPLWEGSCDDDDMCEFADKDDHPAVGSSYNPMSEPFDDWRSKYDISPEQSSHQSRDFGGLAKHTESSMTENDFTFPREGSCEDDDVLTESKIEAFLDEKALDLKKLQTPLYEEFYNTVNAGNSQGVDQTSNGKIANSPKLPPRGKSPPSKLRGGPAAATPTCDNSNNTMPESCSKQFSRDSVESSRILREIASPQLNELGDKIHIDVQDSPSTSFAERQRKWKEELDQELERERVMRLASCGKTPSPNRGPSGKREHHAVIPHIE, encoded by the exons CGCCGGACCCCTCGGCGGGGTTGCCGCTGGAGGGATCGGCGTCCGGATCAGCTCCTGCCTCCGCAAGTCGAGGGGGATGGGACTGCTCGGTCTCATCTCCAAgagcccctcgccgccgcgccgcctgctgccGCCGACGCCCGTGTCGgccgacggcggaggaggccgaccAGAGGAGAACCCGCCGATCCGGTGGCGGAAGGGCGAGATGATCGGGTCGGGCGCATTCGGGCAAGTCTACCTCGGGATGAACCTGGACACTGGCGAGCTCCTCGCAGTAAAGCAG GTTTTGATCGGGAGTAGCAACGCGACGCGGGAGAAAGCCCAA GCGCATATAAGAGAgctggaggaagaagtgaagcTCCTCAAGAACCTATCTCACCCCAATATTGTG AGGTACCTTGGTACGGTTCGCGAGGAAGACACACTGAATATTTTGCTGGAGTTTGTTCCTGGAGGGTCAATTCAATCACTTCTGGGGAAACTCGGTTCATTCCCTGAGGCA GTCATTAGGAAGTATACTAAACAGATTTTGCAAGGGTTGGAATATCTACATAACAATGCAATAATACATAGAGACATAAAG GGCGCAAACATTCTTGTCGATAACAAAGGGTGCATTAAACTTGCTGATTTTGGGGCATCTAAGCAAGTCGCCAAGTTG GCTACTATGACAGCAGCTAAAACAATGAAGGGCACACCACATTGGATGGCACCTGAAGTCATTGTCGGGAGTGGGCATACTTT TTCTGCAGATATCTGGAGTGTGGGATGCACAGTCATTGAAATGGCTACTGGTAAACCACCATGGAGCCAGCAGTATCAGGAG GTTGCCCTTCTATTTCATGTTGGAACCACAAAGTCACACCCACCAATACCTGAACATATTTCACCGGAGGCTAAAGATTTTCTGCTGAAATGCCTGCAGAA GGAACCAGAGCTGAGGTCTACGGCATCAGATCTACTGAAG CATCCATTTGTTACAGGAGATTTTGACGACCGGCCGCTACTCAATCGTACTGCACACAAG GAAGCTTCTGTTATTGAGCTTCCTGCACATGATGCAGATGTGCCAAGAGACTT ATCATCGACTATCAAACCCTTGTGGGAGGGTAGCTGCGATGATGATGACATGTGTGAGTTTGCCGACAAAGATGACCACCCAGCAGTTGGATCT AGCTATAATCCTATGTCTGAACCATTTGATGACTGGAGAAGCAAGTATGACATAAGCCCAGAGCAAAGTTCACATCAATCAAGGGATTTTGGTGGATTGGCCAAGCATACTGAAAGCAGCATGACTGAAAATGATTTTACTTTCCCTCGTGAGGGAAGTtgtgaagatgatgatgtacTTACAGAGTCAAAAATAGAAGCATTTCTTGACGAGAAG GCCCTTGATCTGAAGAAGCTTCAGACACCTTTATACGAGGAATTCTACAATACAGTGAATGCTGGGAATTCTCAGGGTGTTGATCAAACTTCTAATGGAAAAATTGCAAATAGTCCGAAACTACCCCCTCGTGGAAAGTCGCCTCCAAGTAAGCTGCGAGGAggtccagcagcagcaacaccaACATGTGATAATTCGAATAATACAATGCCTGAAAGCTGCAGCAAGCAATTCTCAAGGGATAGTGTAGAGAGCAGCCGGATCTTGAGAGAAATAGCTTCCCCTCAACTTAATGAGCTTGGGGATAAAATTCATATTGATGTCCAAGATAGCCCAAG CACAAGCTTTGCGGAGAGGCAAAGAAAGTGGAAAGAGGAACTGGACCAGGAGCTCGAGAGGGAAAGAG TGATGAGGTTAGCCAGCTGTGGTAAAACACCGTCTCCAAATAGAGGGCCCAGCGGGAAACGAGAGCATCATGCCGTCATCCCGCACATTGAATAG